The sequence AGGACGTCAAATACCGTCAGCGTGACGAAACCCTTATCTTTCAATTGATATTCGATCATCGTCGCCGGGTTGAACGGATTGGGATAATTTTGCGAGAGTGCATATGCATTAGGAACCGATCCGGCCTTTTTGACGCTGTTCACCGAGACGTTCTTCGTCAGAATATACAGTCCGCTTGCATACGTGAGCGCATAGACCGAATCGCCAGAGACCGTCAATGCTCTCACCGAAATGCTGTCGAGCCCCGCATCATTCCACGTCGAACCATCGTCGGTTGTGTAATAGATGCCGTGCCAGAGATAATTAAAACCGTTCTGGCTTGCAAATCCGGCCCAGAGCGCTCCCGAGCCGTCGACCGCGGTCACGAACGCCGAGTTGCCTCCCAGCCCGTTCGGCGTCGAGTATCCTGCCCAGGTCGACCCGGTCTTCTTATAGATTCCGCCCCCCCACGTCCCGGCGTAGAGATTTCCATTCTTATCCGCGCTGATGCTGTAGACGATTGCTCCCTGCAATCCGGCGGTGTCCAGCACCCAAGTCCCGCCGGCGATGGGCCTCTGGTATAAAAGGCCGGCGTACGTCATAGTATTGGTAATTGCCCAATACAGGTTCCCTTTCCCGTCGCTGGCAAAAACATTCGAATAATTCTGCGGGATCCCGCTCAGCCCGGCAGTATCCGGAGTCCACGACGATCCGGGAGATTTCTTGTAGATATACGCCGGGGCGTTGGTGAATCCGTAATGCTGTACTCCGGTTTCATCGGCAAAGTATATAGGAATGCTTGCCTGCACGGCAACGCCCAGACCGGCCGTGTCGGGAAACCAGGTGGTTCCGTTGTCGGTGCTTTTCCAGTTTGCACGGGGACCCTGAGAATTATTGGCATTAATGCCTTGCCCCAGAGTGTATAAGTTCCCCGCATCGTCGATCAAGACGACGCTTCCGGCTTGGAATCCGTCCGGCGGAAACGTCTTTGTCCATGAAGAATCCCCCTTGTTCTCGTAGTAAACTCCGAGCCCGGTCGACGCGAACTGGCACGTGGCGGACCTGGCATACCCGTACAGCGTCACCGCCTGAAGTCCTTCGTTGGCTTCGGACCATGTTGTGCCCTGATCGGTGCTCACAAAGAGGCCGTAATTCGTGGCGAGATAGATCGACGTATCGCCGCCGATGGAATTGAACGGAGATGCATACGAATTGATCGGGTCCCTGATCATTTTTGAAACAGCCGTATCGATGCGAACCCACGGAGCAAAGCCAGTGTCAGATCTCACGACCGTTCCGTTTACCAGTCCGTAAATATTATTGAAGGAATCGTCTCCGAACCGTGTCACAGCTCCTCCTCCCAGTCCGCTGCTGTTCATCGTCCACGTGTTGCCGGAATCTTTGCTCGAGTAAACAGCTCCATACGTGGATGTGAACACCCTGTTCTTTCGCGAGACGAATATTCCGACATAGTATGCCGAAGGGAGCGAAGTAACCTTGTGCCACACGTTCGAATCGGGATGTTGTTTGAACACTCCGACCGAAGTGGCCAGATAGACGAATTGCAGCGTATCGACTGCCAGAGCATTGTACTGCATCCCTTCGATTCCGGCAGTATCGGTCTGCCACGTTCCCCCTGAATCGCGCGAGACGACAATATCGTTCAGCGCCAGCAAATAGGTCGCATCTCCGTCCACTGCATTCCACCGCTCTTCGGGGGGAGCATTGGTATTATTAGTGTACGGCGAAACGGTTTGAGCCGCGACGTCGTACTGAAGGATGCTGTTATCGGAAAGAAGAAGATAGACTTTTTTAGAATCGGACTTTATCTTGACCTTAACATTATTACAATCGACTCCCGCAGGAAGATCAAAGATCTTGTCGTTGTATGTACCGGTGAGCTTATGGTCCCTGCGAATGTAAATTCCCCGGGATGTGACGCTGGCGGGTTCGAGATTGCTCCCATCGTTGACATCCACCGAACCGACGACAGGCTCGCCGTTGATTTTGGCAACGTCCGGATCTTCTTCGGGAAGATGGCCTTGCGCCCGAAGAGAATTCTGGGAACAAAGAAGGAGTGTCATGCTCACACTCACCAGCAACAGTCTGCGGATGAGGGTCGAAAATTTTTGCGGCGCTCCAATAGGCAACGCGCAGCAAGTACGGCCGCAACGGACGATCATACATCCTCCTCGATTATTGTACATGAACAATCGCCAAAAGATCCGGAGATATATCTATTGTTAGTTCAGCTCTGGTGAATCACGCTGTGTTGAATGACCCGCATCTCGGAGGATCAACACAACGTTCATTATCCGTGTGAGAAAGAAAACGAGCGGCAGGAGCCCCGAAAAGAAGGAAGGAAGCATCTGCTTTACACATCATCATTACCTCCTTTTAAATAGGAAAGTTTTGACTCTATGCTTTTTTACAGTAAAGAATGCTCTTCTTCGAACTTAAAAAATCGAATTCTTTGGTTTTGGCGTTACAGGGGGATGGCAGTGCTATATAATCAAAAACCTGTTTACATGCAACTTTGCCGTGCGAGCGGCAGTGTTACAGTCCCGCGTCTGAGGCTTTTGGGACAAAGACCCTCTCGTTCCCAACCTCTGCTCGGGAACGGAGTGAGTCTGATTCTCGATATTTTCAGCCGAACGACAGGTTGCGAACCCGCTCCCAAACGGAGTTCGGGAGCGGAGGGAAAATTCTCAGACTGTAACGCTGGCGTCTTTGACGATGATGATTACTTCATCAAGACCATTTTTCTCACCTGCACGAATCGGCTGTTCGCATCGGTGATGCTGACAGCCTCAATCCGGCAGAAATATAATCCGGAGGAGACGTTCGCATTCCAGTTCACCTCATACATCCCCGCCTGCTGTTCGCCGTCGGTCAAGTCCGCGACAACCTGTCCGAGGACGTTGTAGATCCGGAGCGTGACGCGGCTCGCCGCCGGCAGACCGTACTGGATCGTCGTCGACGGATTGAACGGATTCGGAAAGTTCTGCGCCAGTGAATAATGATCGGGAACAACCGGTCCACCCGAAGCCACTCCGGTCGCGGACGTTCCTTTCCCGGTCACCTTTATCGTGTCGGGCGAACCCGCGGAATTGCTGGCGAAAATGATGTACGTTTGAGCGGGCTCGGCATTGACCGGCTTGAAGCTGATCGTGTCATCGAACGATTGACCGGGAAGGAGAATATGAAGCGGCTGCGATGCGCCAAAGGCCGCCGTCGAGGTCACCGTTATTCCAACGATGGTCAATGTATCGTTGCCGGCGTTGGTCACGGTAACGGTCGTATCTTTCGTTTGCCCGATCGTGATATTCCCGAACGCAACAAGGCGGCTCGACAATTGAAGCACCGGACCGCCGACTCCCGTCCCGAACACTTGTATCGTGTCCGGGGACGTGGAAGCATTGCTCGAGATGACGACCGACCCGAAGGCCGCGCCGAGCGCCGCCGGTTTGAACTGGATCGTATCGACAAGAGACTGCCCCGGCATGAGACTCGCCGAAACCGTGTGCACGGTGAACGGGTTCCCCGACGACACGATGGAGGTCACGTTCAAGGCCGCCGCTCCGCTGTTGGCGACCGTCAGCACCGTATCTTTGACCATGCCGAGCGCAACGCTGCCGAAGTTGATGAACCGCGGCGATGCGCCGAGTCCCGGTTTCAGCACGATCGAAGAATCGATCAGCACGGCGAGATTCTGCTGCGGGAAATTCAAGATTGAAATGATCTCTCCCCCGACGAGCAATGTGTGAGGGGCCAACGCAAGGGAATACACCGTTCCCGAGCCGATATTATTGTTGATGTTCGAACTCCACGACGAGACAGCGCCGGTATTGGCGTCGAGATACGCCAGCTGTTCGCGCGTCAATGTATCGATCTGCTCGAACTGTCCGCCGATAATGATCTGGCTGCCGATCGGCTGGATGGCATTGACGTTCAACTGAAGGTTGAAGTTTGCGTTGAAATTGGCGAGAAGCGCTCCGGTCGCCGTATCGACCGCGGCAATGCTCTT is a genomic window of Bacteroidota bacterium containing:
- a CDS encoding T9SS type A sorting domain-containing protein → MTLLLCSQNSLRAQGHLPEEDPDVAKINGEPVVGSVDVNDGSNLEPASVTSRGIYIRRDHKLTGTYNDKIFDLPAGVDCNNVKVKIKSDSKKVYLLLSDNSILQYDVAAQTVSPYTNNTNAPPEERWNAVDGDATYLLALNDIVVSRDSGGTWQTDTAGIEGMQYNALAVDTLQFVYLATSVGVFKQHPDSNVWHKVTSLPSAYYVGIFVSRKNRVFTSTYGAVYSSKDSGNTWTMNSSGLGGGAVTRFGDDSFNNIYGLVNGTVVRSDTGFAPWVRIDTAVSKMIRDPINSYASPFNSIGGDTSIYLATNYGLFVSTDQGTTWSEANEGLQAVTLYGYARSATCQFASTGLGVYYENKGDSSWTKTFPPDGFQAGSVVLIDDAGNLYTLGQGINANNSQGPRANWKSTDNGTTWFPDTAGLGVAVQASIPIYFADETGVQHYGFTNAPAYIYKKSPGSSWTPDTAGLSGIPQNYSNVFASDGKGNLYWAITNTMTYAGLLYQRPIAGGTWVLDTAGLQGAIVYSISADKNGNLYAGTWGGGIYKKTGSTWAGYSTPNGLGGNSAFVTAVDGSGALWAGFASQNGFNYLWHGIYYTTDDGSTWNDAGLDSISVRALTVSGDSVYALTYASGLYILTKNVSVNSVKKAGSVPNAYALSQNYPNPFNPATMIEYQLKDKGFVTLTVFDVLGRRVATLVNGEQTGGTHSAYWDASTFASGVYFYRLKAGDFIETKKMLLMK